One genomic segment of Pseudomonadota bacterium includes these proteins:
- a CDS encoding aspartate aminotransferase family protein translates to MGTDLKTLLESHAGRGHELYAKYINPQLVRVLRTIGFDRKYVRAEGPILFDSEGNEYLDLLAGYGVFALGRNHPKVIKAIRDALDLEYPNMVQMDAPLAGGLLAERLLSYMPAGVDTVFFTNSGTESNEGAIKFVRKATGRSRIIYWDHAFHGLTNGSLSVNGGEEFKRGFGDLLPGATKIPMGDLDALEREIKKGDVAAFIFEPVQGKGVFTAEPAFYAEAEALCRRNKVIVICDEVQTGFGRTGRMFAHQHWGLSPDIVTVAKALSGGFIPCGAICYRRWIYDKVFTDMEHCVVHSNTFGRNILATAAGLATLDAIEDEGVVENASRMGAMIMDGVRAMQPRYEMIREVRGLGLMIGIEFGEPKSLKLRAGWKMVHALNRSLFPQMITVPMMKDHRILTQVAGHGLDVIKLLPPLCINEAHVERFLAAFEAVVADCHSFPGSAWKVTKDLAAASARAGRETKGDMQSL, encoded by the coding sequence ATGGGCACTGATCTCAAGACTCTGCTTGAATCGCACGCGGGCCGCGGCCACGAGCTCTACGCCAAATACATCAACCCGCAGCTCGTGCGCGTGCTCCGCACCATAGGCTTTGACCGCAAGTACGTGCGCGCCGAGGGGCCGATCCTCTTCGACTCCGAGGGAAACGAATACCTGGACCTGCTCGCGGGCTACGGGGTCTTCGCGCTCGGCCGCAACCACCCCAAGGTCATAAAGGCGATCAGGGACGCGCTCGACCTCGAATACCCCAACATGGTCCAGATGGACGCGCCGCTGGCAGGGGGGCTCCTAGCCGAGAGGCTGCTCTCCTACATGCCCGCGGGCGTGGACACGGTCTTCTTCACAAACTCCGGCACCGAGTCCAACGAGGGTGCGATCAAGTTCGTGCGCAAGGCGACCGGCCGCAGCCGCATCATTTACTGGGACCATGCCTTCCACGGCCTCACCAACGGGTCGCTCTCGGTCAACGGCGGAGAGGAGTTCAAGAGGGGGTTCGGCGACCTTTTGCCCGGCGCCACGAAGATCCCGATGGGCGACCTCGACGCGCTGGAGCGGGAGATCAAAAAGGGCGACGTGGCCGCCTTCATATTCGAGCCGGTGCAGGGCAAGGGCGTGTTCACAGCGGAGCCCGCCTTCTACGCGGAGGCCGAGGCGCTCTGCAGGAGGAACAAGGTCATAGTCATCTGCGACGAGGTGCAGACCGGCTTCGGACGCACGGGCAGGATGTTCGCCCACCAGCACTGGGGCCTCTCTCCGGACATCGTGACCGTGGCGAAGGCGCTTTCAGGGGGGTTCATCCCCTGCGGCGCCATCTGCTACCGCCGCTGGATCTACGACAAGGTCTTCACCGACATGGAGCACTGCGTGGTCCACTCCAACACCTTCGGCCGCAACATACTCGCGACCGCGGCAGGGCTCGCGACGCTCGACGCCATCGAGGATGAGGGAGTCGTGGAAAACGCCTCCCGAATGGGGGCCATGATCATGGACGGCGTTCGAGCGATGCAGCCCAGGTACGAGATGATCAGGGAGGTCCGCGGCCTGGGGCTCATGATCGGCATAGAGTTCGGCGAGCCGAAATCGCTTAAGCTCCGCGCAGGGTGGAAGATGGTGCACGCCCTCAACCGCAGCCTCTTCCCGCAGATGATCACCGTGCCCATGATGAAGGATCACCGCATCCTCACGCAGGTCGCCGGCCACGGTCTGGATGTCATCAAGCTCCTGCCTCCGCTGTGCATAAACGAGGCGCATGTGGAGCGCTTCCTTGCCGCGTTCGAGGCGGTGGTGGCCGACTGCCACAGCTTCCCGGGCAGCGCCTGGAAGGTCACAAAGGACCTCGCCGCGGCGAGCGCCAGGGCCGGCAGGGAGACGAAGGGGGACATGCAGTCGCTCTGA
- the gidA gene encoding tRNA uridine-5-carboxymethylaminomethyl(34) synthesis enzyme MnmG (GidA; glucose-inhibited cell division protein A; involved in the 5-carboxymethylaminomethyl modification (mnm(5)s(2)U) of the wobble uridine base in some tRNAs) produces AEIEIKYAGYIEAEAELVKRLASVEEATIPEGFDYDNVAGLSTEVRQKLKAARPMNLGQASRVPGVTPAAVSIMMIALRQRRRYNGRGRSA; encoded by the coding sequence GCGGAGATAGAGATAAAGTATGCCGGGTACATAGAGGCGGAGGCGGAGCTGGTGAAGAGGCTCGCAAGCGTCGAGGAGGCCACGATCCCGGAGGGTTTCGATTACGACAATGTGGCCGGCCTTTCGACCGAGGTGAGGCAGAAGCTCAAGGCCGCAAGGCCCATGAACCTCGGCCAGGCGTCGAGGGTCCCTGGCGTGACGCCGGCGGCGGTCTCCATAATGATGATAGCGCTCAGGCAGCGGCGGCGCTATAATGGGCGCGGGAGGTCAGCATGA